From Sulfolobales archaeon, the proteins below share one genomic window:
- the rnhB gene encoding ribonuclease HII has product MGLDEAGRGSLIGSMVIAGVVIRECDMQKLIEIGVRDSKKLSRSKRERIFQELLSIARLVIVRVVSPYEIDRSNLNKLEIETFRNIIETACISLGECPHKIYTDAVEPEKKTEEILKRIRGVKEVHVEAEAEEKHLIVAAASIIAKVLRDWHLDSIRRTLGDIGSGYPSDIRTLKWLEENKELARELGGYLIRRKWSTYKKQIQEITPTLDKYMLHEKIKNNKNKEENTQPEDRTPKNHLPS; this is encoded by the coding sequence ATGGGCTTAGATGAAGCTGGTAGAGGTTCTCTCATAGGTTCTATGGTTATCGCGGGAGTCGTTATCAGAGAATGCGATATGCAGAAGCTTATTGAGATAGGTGTGAGAGATAGTAAGAAGCTTTCGAGGTCTAAGAGAGAGAGGATCTTCCAAGAACTGCTCTCTATAGCAAGACTTGTTATAGTAAGAGTAGTATCACCCTACGAGATCGACAGATCTAATCTAAATAAACTAGAGATCGAAACCTTCAGAAATATCATAGAGACAGCCTGCATAAGTCTAGGAGAATGTCCTCACAAGATCTACACCGATGCTGTAGAACCAGAGAAGAAAACCGAAGAAATTCTAAAGAGAATCAGAGGAGTTAAAGAAGTTCATGTAGAAGCCGAAGCAGAGGAGAAGCATCTGATAGTAGCAGCAGCAAGTATAATAGCTAAGGTTCTAAGAGACTGGCACCTAGATAGCATTAGAAGAACTCTTGGAGACATAGGATCCGGCTATCCATCAGATATAAGAACACTAAAATGGCTGGAGGAAAACAAAGAACTAGCAAGAGAACTCGGAGGATATCTCATAAGAAGGAAGTGGAGCACATATAAAAAGCAGATCCAGGAGATAACACCTACTCTAGACAAGTACATGCTACATGAAAAGATAAAAAACAATAAAAACAAAGAAGAAAACACTCAACCAGAAGACAGAACTCCTAAAAACCATCTCCCGTCCTAG
- a CDS encoding AMP-binding protein — translation MDQDFSASERSYSDLGLAKIYREFMSLVQLPDDDRKARAMEEFFKRLNSIELPDRFNWAEEVVENIHVRERGDQHALLWVNLDTGEERRYTYSEFAGEGNKLVNALRGAGLKKGESFYIMLPLLPEVWFANYATVKGGFVGVPTATLMTVRDLEYRFKTYPPDAVIADENSAEKIDQALNSVGVKPKIKIVVGSKSGWTSYDDIRRESTHAEAGETSPRDPIFNFFTSGTTGPPKMVIHTAVSYPLGHLITASIINVQPGDIHNNLSAPGWAKFAWSSFFSPLSVGATTTGFYYTGRLSPEQYLQAVQDYKVKTFCAPPTAWRMFMISKIPISSFDFKLRDVVSAGEPLNPEIYKRWLEETDTEIRDFYGQTETTAMIGNPPWYKGGRIVPGSFGRPTFMYDITLVDDEGREITRPYEIGHIVVRLDRWRPIGLFKEYARDPRRNQEVFVGRYYYTGDKAYFDEKGYWFFVSRADDVIKTSDYRVGPFEVESALLEHPAVAEVAVVGSPDPIRYQIVKAFIVLKPGYEPSRELALEIFNHARNILARYKIPRIIEFVPELPKTISGKIRRAELRAIEAEKRRTGVKSEHEYFYSDLLEKI, via the coding sequence TTGGATCAAGATTTTTCTGCTTCGGAAAGATCCTATAGCGATCTCGGTCTTGCAAAGATCTATAGAGAGTTCATGTCTCTAGTTCAGCTACCTGATGATGATAGGAAAGCGAGAGCGATGGAAGAATTCTTCAAGAGATTGAACAGTATAGAGCTACCGGATCGCTTTAACTGGGCGGAGGAGGTTGTTGAGAATATACATGTTAGGGAGAGAGGTGATCAGCATGCTCTGCTCTGGGTTAATCTCGATACGGGGGAGGAGAGAAGATACACTTATTCAGAGTTCGCTGGTGAGGGTAACAAGCTTGTGAATGCTCTTCGCGGCGCCGGTCTGAAGAAGGGAGAGAGCTTCTATATAATGCTCCCACTCCTTCCAGAGGTATGGTTCGCTAATTATGCTACTGTGAAAGGAGGCTTCGTTGGTGTTCCAACAGCTACTCTGATGACGGTGAGGGATCTTGAGTATAGATTCAAAACATACCCGCCTGATGCAGTGATAGCGGATGAGAATTCAGCTGAGAAGATAGATCAGGCTTTGAATAGTGTAGGGGTCAAGCCTAAAATAAAGATCGTGGTTGGTAGCAAGAGTGGATGGACAAGCTATGATGATATCAGAAGAGAGAGCACTCATGCTGAAGCCGGGGAAACAAGTCCGAGAGACCCTATATTCAACTTCTTCACATCTGGAACCACAGGACCTCCTAAAATGGTTATCCATACAGCAGTAAGCTATCCTCTGGGGCATCTAATCACGGCATCGATAATAAATGTTCAGCCAGGTGATATTCATAATAATCTGAGTGCTCCCGGATGGGCTAAGTTCGCCTGGAGTAGTTTCTTCTCGCCACTCTCGGTGGGAGCAACAACAACAGGCTTCTACTACACAGGCAGGCTCAGCCCGGAGCAGTATCTTCAGGCTGTTCAAGATTATAAGGTTAAGACATTCTGCGCGCCTCCGACAGCGTGGAGAATGTTTATGATATCTAAGATCCCTATCTCTAGCTTCGACTTCAAGTTGAGAGATGTGGTGAGTGCGGGAGAACCGTTGAACCCGGAGATCTATAAGAGATGGTTGGAGGAGACTGATACAGAGATACGTGATTTCTATGGTCAGACAGAGACTACAGCCATGATAGGAAACCCTCCATGGTATAAGGGAGGAAGGATTGTTCCAGGATCTTTTGGGAGGCCGACGTTCATGTATGACATAACTCTTGTAGATGATGAGGGGAGGGAGATTACAAGACCATACGAGATCGGGCATATAGTTGTGAGATTGGATAGATGGAGGCCTATAGGCTTGTTCAAGGAGTACGCGAGAGATCCGAGGAGAAATCAGGAAGTATTTGTAGGTAGATACTATTACACAGGAGATAAAGCCTACTTCGACGAGAAAGGATACTGGTTCTTCGTAAGCAGAGCAGATGATGTGATAAAAACCTCGGACTACAGGGTAGGACCTTTCGAGGTGGAGAGTGCATTACTCGAGCACCCGGCAGTAGCTGAAGTAGCCGTGGTGGGAAGTCCTGACCCGATAAGATATCAGATTGTTAAAGCATTTATAGTGTTGAAACCAGGATATGAACCTTCGAGAGAACTAGCTCTAGAGATCTTTAACCATGCTAGAAATATTCTTGCAAGATACAAGATACCGAGGATAATAGAGTTCGTGCCAGAACTTCCTAAAACAATAAGTGGCAAGATCAGGAGAGCCGAGCTCAGAGCAATTGAAGCAGAGAAGAGAAGAACAGGTGTTAAAAGCGAGCATGAGTATTTCTACAGCGATCTGCTAGAGAAGATTTGA
- a CDS encoding MFS transporter encodes MSDILNMAQEMLDRSSWRSGHWKLFIIISATFFLDGVLFSIVPASLYLIAPDIAIYVLAINSLAFMIGAIALGRLADLFGRRILLITSLAIYFIGTVLFLLLHRIYEALIISTSLINLGVGGEVGAAYSALAEMIPARDRGKAIMLSANFWNIGAFIIAGLALIYTGLYQDVETQIRSLALSALVLISLVALARIHIPESPRWLIERGRSEKAFEIIHRLTGLKPSQQASNTSIERGSREIGLRDITRSGEYLFRLAILIILTFTQILTYNMIAYYAPYAQDFRYGIESTPMIILISNLGASVGAFILIPLIDRSRRHATLYSYLGGLATALALTILYMLEKELGIYLAALLINMIFAEWAWASLSALESELFPTGVRASVVGLNTGIAWLANTIVVLAEASITALQFLYIATLLWMIGFIASLLWMIRGVESARIPLEKLVSKPVKK; translated from the coding sequence TTGAGCGATATACTGAACATGGCTCAAGAGATGCTTGATAGATCCTCCTGGAGATCTGGTCATTGGAAGCTTTTCATAATCATATCAGCAACATTCTTTCTAGATGGAGTTCTATTCTCTATAGTTCCCGCATCTCTATACCTCATAGCACCCGACATCGCCATATATGTTCTAGCTATAAACTCTCTAGCATTCATGATAGGTGCCATAGCTCTGGGCAGGCTAGCAGATCTCTTCGGCAGAAGAATTCTCCTCATAACATCTCTAGCAATATACTTCATAGGAACAGTATTATTCCTCCTACTACACAGAATATATGAAGCACTCATAATATCAACATCACTAATAAACCTAGGAGTAGGTGGAGAGGTAGGAGCTGCATACTCAGCTCTAGCCGAGATGATCCCGGCGAGAGATAGAGGCAAAGCTATAATGCTCTCAGCAAACTTCTGGAATATAGGAGCCTTCATAATAGCAGGTCTAGCCCTGATATACACAGGACTCTACCAAGACGTGGAAACCCAGATAAGATCTCTAGCACTCTCAGCTCTAGTACTAATATCACTAGTAGCTCTAGCAAGAATCCACATACCGGAATCTCCTAGATGGCTTATCGAGAGAGGAAGAAGTGAGAAAGCTTTTGAAATAATACACAGACTAACAGGTTTAAAACCATCTCAGCAGGCATCAAATACTTCAATAGAGAGAGGATCTAGAGAGATAGGTTTGAGAGATATAACCAGATCAGGAGAATACCTATTCAGACTCGCGATCCTGATCATACTAACATTCACACAAATTCTCACATACAACATGATAGCATACTACGCACCATACGCACAAGACTTCAGATACGGCATTGAAAGCACTCCAATGATAATACTCATATCAAATCTAGGAGCATCAGTAGGAGCATTCATACTAATACCACTCATAGACAGAAGCAGAAGACATGCAACACTCTACTCATATCTAGGAGGCTTAGCAACAGCACTAGCACTAACAATCTTATACATGCTAGAAAAAGAACTAGGCATATACCTAGCAGCACTACTCATAAACATGATATTCGCAGAATGGGCTTGGGCATCTCTAAGCGCTCTCGAAAGCGAGTTATTCCCAACAGGTGTCAGAGCCTCGGTAGTAGGTCTCAACACAGGAATAGCATGGCTTGCAAACACTATAGTAGTACTAGCTGAGGCAAGCATAACAGCACTTCAATTCCTCTACATCGCAACACTACTATGGATGATAGGATTCATAGCATCACTACTATGGATGATAAGAGGAGTAGAATCAGCTAGAATACCTCTAGAAAAACTAGTCTCAAAACCTGTGAAAAAATAA
- a CDS encoding radical SAM protein, translating into MIPVSVLVSGRGTVSFKIKGAHDVDTPPNFSSELRPIIAWNITRACNLKCLHCYIDAGAPSPYELSTEEALNVVDQIRDIGSPLIIFSGGEPLLRRDLFTLASRAAGYGIKLVLSTNGVLIDKMMARKILDTGFQYVGVSIDSYNPEWHDSFRGVRGSFKAAVEGIRNLVDLGVSVGIRYTITRYNISEAPGVIEFAASIGARRVTFYHLSYVGRALKLPRDWIPLPEQYKIFMDKVIELAEKYSGVIEIETTLGPFDGVYIAIKKARDSVEMKRLLEFVKRSGGCGRKIISIFPDGSVKPCQFVDFIDLGNVRKEHLSSIIRNLEKEPYRVFIEPWKYVRRGKCAQCQFLQYCGGGDRVRAYHLEGSLDASDPYCPIPAFTSRI; encoded by the coding sequence TTGATCCCTGTCTCCGTCCTTGTATCGGGTAGGGGTACGGTTTCATTCAAGATCAAGGGTGCTCATGATGTTGACACCCCACCAAACTTTAGCAGCGAGTTAAGACCGATCATAGCTTGGAATATAACGAGAGCTTGTAATCTCAAATGTCTCCACTGCTACATAGATGCTGGAGCACCCTCGCCATATGAGCTGAGTACTGAGGAGGCTTTAAATGTTGTGGATCAGATTAGGGATATCGGTTCACCGCTGATAATATTCAGCGGGGGAGAACCCCTGCTCAGAAGAGACCTCTTTACACTGGCATCGAGAGCAGCCGGTTACGGGATCAAGCTTGTCCTTAGCACTAACGGTGTTTTAATAGATAAGATGATGGCTAGAAAGATCCTTGACACGGGATTTCAGTATGTTGGTGTTTCGATAGATAGTTATAATCCTGAGTGGCATGATAGCTTCAGAGGTGTTAGAGGATCTTTTAAAGCCGCTGTTGAGGGGATTAGAAACCTGGTTGATCTCGGTGTAAGTGTAGGGATTAGATATACTATAACAAGGTATAATATCTCAGAAGCACCTGGAGTAATAGAGTTTGCAGCATCGATAGGAGCTAGGAGGGTTACATTCTATCATTTATCTTATGTAGGCAGGGCTCTCAAGCTTCCTAGAGACTGGATACCACTTCCAGAGCAGTACAAGATCTTTATGGATAAGGTGATAGAACTTGCTGAGAAATACTCCGGGGTAATAGAGATCGAGACAACGCTAGGCCCCTTCGACGGGGTCTATATAGCTATAAAGAAGGCTAGAGACAGCGTGGAGATGAAGAGATTACTAGAGTTTGTTAAAAGATCAGGGGGTTGTGGGAGAAAAATAATATCGATCTTCCCTGACGGAAGTGTAAAGCCATGTCAGTTCGTAGACTTCATAGACCTTGGGAATGTTAGGAAGGAGCATCTAAGCAGTATAATAAGAAATCTCGAGAAAGAACCCTACAGAGTATTCATAGAGCCTTGGAAGTATGTGAGAAGAGGTAAGTGCGCTCAATGCCAATTTCTACAATACTGTGGCGGAGGAGATAGAGTTCGAGCATACCATCTAGAAGGATCGCTGGATGCCAGCGATCCATACTGTCCAATACCAGCTTTCACAAGCCGTATATAG
- a CDS encoding LD-carboxypeptidase, with amino-acid sequence MVIILRTRIKPPKIRSGARVLLIAPSSYPVYPEMNLSMGVEILRKYGFNIVFGDSVRYALRKWYLSAPEEVRVRDLIEGFRREDIDVIWCVRGGAGGLRLLDYIDYDLIARNPKPLIGFSDITALQNALYSRTGLISIHGEMIATTPKLGDEIGLERFKRNLEMVIKILQGETLELRHPEDGAFPKTINPGKTSGEIVGGNLILFTLIQGTPYRVNTENKIVFLEDIREDAWRIDNYLTTLALGEHLQKASGVIFGEFPEPEAKTPAPSIEEVIIDRARRYIKTPSFLNFPCCHGGDEHGHYVYPLAIGSRITMDADEGVVYMEEPAVE; translated from the coding sequence ATGGTGATCATTCTGAGAACAAGAATTAAACCTCCTAAGATCAGGTCTGGAGCGAGAGTTCTTCTCATAGCTCCTTCAAGTTATCCTGTGTATCCTGAGATGAACCTTAGCATGGGAGTAGAGATCTTGAGAAAATACGGGTTTAACATAGTCTTCGGAGACAGTGTTAGATATGCTCTGAGAAAATGGTATCTCTCAGCACCGGAGGAGGTGAGAGTAAGAGATCTTATCGAAGGTTTCAGAAGAGAAGATATAGATGTGATATGGTGTGTTAGAGGAGGTGCTGGAGGTTTGAGACTTCTAGACTACATAGATTATGATCTGATCGCTAGAAATCCAAAACCTTTGATAGGCTTCAGCGATATAACAGCTCTTCAGAATGCTCTCTACTCTAGAACAGGACTTATAAGCATACATGGTGAGATGATCGCTACAACTCCCAAGCTCGGCGACGAGATCGGTCTAGAAAGATTTAAGAGAAATCTAGAGATGGTTATAAAGATCCTACAAGGAGAAACACTAGAGCTAAGACATCCAGAAGACGGAGCCTTCCCAAAAACAATAAACCCTGGAAAAACCTCTGGAGAAATTGTAGGAGGCAATCTAATACTATTCACACTAATCCAAGGCACACCTTATAGAGTGAATACAGAGAATAAAATAGTATTCCTAGAAGACATCAGAGAAGACGCCTGGAGAATAGATAACTACCTCACAACACTAGCCCTAGGAGAACACCTACAGAAAGCCTCAGGAGTAATCTTCGGAGAATTCCCAGAACCCGAAGCAAAAACACCCGCTCCAAGCATCGAAGAAGTCATAATAGATAGAGCTAGAAGATATATAAAAACACCATCATTCCTAAACTTCCCATGCTGCCACGGAGGAGATGAACACGGACACTATGTATACCCACTCGCAATAGGTTCTAGAATAACCATGGACGCAGATGAAGGAGTAGTATACATGGAAGAACCAGCTGTCGAATAG